A region of the Yarrowia lipolytica chromosome 1C, complete sequence genome:
CCAAGTATGCTTCTCCGATCACTTCTATTTGCGTCGTTGCAAATCTCAGCAGCTCTTGCCCAGACTGCTCTGACAAGTCCCATCACCTCTCTGGAAGTACATATCGCTCGAAAGCCGACCGTCAAAAAAGCGTTCCAGTGGAACACCTGGGAGGCTGAGATGGGCTTCGCATTTGATAATGTCACTGCTTCAGCCATCCAAAGTGGAGACTACTTTGACTTCACCATCAAAGGCCCTCTCGCCCCTTACTCCGAGTCTTCTGAGGTTCCTCTGACCTACGATTTTTACATTGAGaccgacaacaaggagcagttgttccacgtgactgctACTGACGACAACCACTCCTTTCGAGCCACCGCAACCGACTTTTTTGACTCCCCCCCAGGTGAGACTTTCAACCTTGCTGGAACTTTCAGTGTGGACTTTTTAATTCCCGCGTCTGCGCCCCTTGTGGACAGCGTCTTTACCGTCGGCCCTTTCAAAAGCACCATTTCTTTTATTCTGCCTACTCCTTTGACCACGCAAGCCAAGGGTGAGAAGGTGAAAGTCCAAATGACACGCAAGGGCACTTACCTCATTGCCGAGATCTTCTCTTTGGTGTACCAGTCTGCTGGTCAACCTGCCCTTCCCAAAGATGGTAGGTTCAACAGACTACAGGCCACCTCTGGGGCCACATTTGAGCGGGAACCGAGCCATCCCTGGGGCTTTGTTGATGCGTACTATATCGATGTCAACTTGAAGAGATACGATGGTGCAGGGTCCCCGATTGATGCAGACTTTGCTCCTCCGGGAAACAGTTTTGTCAATGCGTCGGAGATGTATTCTCATCTAGACTGGTACAAAATGCCTGCTAACCCCTCCAAGGCGGTTGGACTGTATGTGTCAGCCCGTAGTAAAATGAGCGGGTCCGATGATAGCTCTTGTTTTTACTACACTGGTAACTATCGATACGTTTTTTCATTGAGTCCCATCTGTGTTGCCCAGGGTCGAGGAGCCGAGGGCTTGCCCAACGGAGAGGGTTTGATAGCAGTTGACGTTGTTGTTCCGTTGGCTACAAGTTCTGAGgtcactacaagtagtgccGAGGCTAACTTCTGAGGTGACCACCCGTGCTGATATCTTTTCTGAGGTGACTTCCAGTACTGAAGCTACTCCTGAGGCGGACTTCCAGTGCTGAGGCACTACTGAGGCGACTTCCCAGTGCCCGAGGCTACTCCTGAAGGTGACTTCCAGTGCCGATGCCTTTTCTAATGTGACTTCCCAGTGCCGAGGCTACTCCTGAGGTGACCACTAGTGTGATCCCTTTTCCAACGTGAACTTCCAGTGCTGTTCCATTTTCTAATGTGACTTCCCAGTGCTGATAGCTCTTCTGTGGTGACCACTAGTGCTTGATCCCTTTTCCAATGTGACTTCCAGTGCCTGTTCCCTTTTTAATGTGTGACTTCCAGTGCTGATCGCTCTTTTCTGTGGTGACACACTAGTGCTGATCCCTTTTTCCAATGTGACTTCCCAGTGCTAACAGCTCTTCTGATGTGACTTCCAGTGCTGATGTTCTCTTCTGAGGTGACCACCAGTGCTGATATCTCTTCCGAGGCGACTTTCCAGTGCGGAAACTACTCCTGAGGTGACCACTAGTGCTGGTCCCTTTTTTCCAATATGACTTCCAGTTGCTGTTCCCTTTTCTAATGTGACTTCCAGTGCTCACAGCTCTTCCGAGATGACGACCAGTGGCGAGGCTACTCCTGAGGCGACCACCAGTGCTGGATAGCTCTTCTGTGGTGACTACTAGTGCTGGGTCCCTTTTTCCAATGTGACTTCCAGTGCTGATCCCTTTTTAATGTGACTTCCAGTGCACAGCTCTTCTGATGGTGACTTCCCAGTGCTAACAGCTCTTCTTGATGTGATTCAGTGCTGATGTCTTTCTGAGGTGACCACCAGTCTGATAATCTCTTCCGAGGCGACTTTCAGGGCGAGACTACCTCCTGAGGTGACTTCCAGTGCCGAGGCTACTTCTGAGGTGACCACAAGTGCTTGATAGCTCTTCTGTGGTGACTACTACTAGTGCTGGGTCCCTTTTCCAATGTGACTTCCAGTGCTGATCCCTTTTTTATGTGACTTCCAGTGCTAACAGCTCTTCTTGTGGGCACTTAGTGCTTGATCCCTTTTCCAATGTGACTTCCAGTGCTAACAGCTCTTTCTGATGTGACTCCAGTGCTGATGTCTCTTTTGAGGTGACCAACCAGTGGCTGATATCTTTCCGAGGCGACTTCCAGTGCCGGAGACTACTCCCGAGGTGACTTTCCAGTGCCGGCTACTTTTGAGGTGACACCAGTGGCTGATGTCTTTTGAAGGCGACCACCAGTGCTGCGATATCTCTTCTGAGGCGACTTCCAGTGCCGAGGACTACTCCTGAGGTGACTTCCAGTGCCGGGGCTACTTCTGAGGTGACCACCCAGTGCTGATATCTCTTCGAGGTGACCGCCAGTGCCGAGGCTACTCCTGAGGCGACTTCCAGTGCTGGGGCTACTCCTGAAGTGACTTCCAGTGCTGAGGCTACTCCTGATCCTCCCAGTAGTGTCGAGACTTCCAGTACATCTGAGAGTGCATCTGATGATGAGACTACTAGTGCTTCGACTACCTCTGAGGAAGCTTTAACCGTGTTTGTGACCGAGCAAGCAATAACCGTGTCTGTGATCGAGCAAACAACTACCGTCTCTTCGTCTGAACCAACCGCATCTGCGTCTGAACGAGAACCAACCGTGTCTGCTACCAACTCGTCTACTGCCGCTCCCAGACCCTCATCTAGCACCAAGGTCTTCATAAACATCAATAGCACTGATCCTGTCACTGGGAAGGTCACCAGAGCGCCCGTGACTAGTGCTTTGACCACCTCTGAGGAAGCTGCAACCATGTCTGCGACCGAGCAAACAACAGCCGTCCCTTTATCTAAACCAACCGCATTTGCGTCTGAACAAGAATCAACTGTGTCTGCCACCAACTCGTCTACAGCTTCCGGACCCTCATCCAGCGCCAAGGTCTTCATAAACATCAATAGCACTGGTCCTGTCTCTGATAAGGCCACCAGAGCGCCTACGTTGCTTTTAGGATACAACACCACTGCCGCAGACAGCGGTAATCATGTGACTGCTACCATCACTGTTACTAGCACTTGTGCCACCGCCACTGCCACCGTAACAACCGGCTGCATCACTGTTGTCGACGGCGTCACCTCTTCCTTCACTGTCGTAGTTGTCCCTAGCAAAGCTGGTTCTGGGTCTGATGGTTCTTCCAAGGCTGATTCTACTGCCTCAGGAATCCATTCTGGAGTGATTGACTCCGAGGAGAGGCCCAATTCCGAGTCCTGGTCAGCAGAGAGCAAATCCGAGTCTCATTTTGGATCTACCAGCACAGAAAAGAGCGATTCTCAGCTCGGAGACATTTCTGACTCCTCTGATGTTGCTCCAGACGTTTCTGATGTTGCTCCAGACTCCTCTGTGGTTGCTTCCGACTTCTCTGAAGCTGCTTACGACTCAGCAGATGTTGGATATTCCTCTCGTGAGTCTATTGGCCTGTATTTGCCTGGATCTTCCTCTCGACCTTCCTCTGGACCTTTCTCGGGCCCCAacaactcctcctccatcagACCCACTCCCTCTACTGATCAGGCCAACACTGCGTCTTCCCTTACTGtcggtgctgctgcagtCCTTTTATTAGCTGCCATGGTGGTCTAGACATTGATACCCATGGTAGACTGTATTCATTCTATGTACTAATACCTGTAACTTCACACAAGTCTCAAAGCACATTTGTAGAATGGCTGTAGAGCAAATTGTATCATatcagtatgtaccgtaTCGAACAGATCACTAAATgtcaagtactgtacccaaCTAGAGTAATCCAGCAATTTCCGAAAGaatgcacttttcagaTTTGTGATAACCCGCCTCGTTGACGAGCTGTACAGGTCTATATCTGAATATCGTTATCTGGATATTTACTGCGGGTAACGATAGGCGAAACAAAAAGGGCTGGCAAGTTGGGAGTCTGGTATAATTGGGCATTCGGAATTGATTACAACTTTCAGAAATGTAATTACTCATCTACAGCGTGTGTTATGTCAAATGTTTGGATGTGCAAACCCGTTCCTCAGACAATCTTTCTGTAGACAGTGCTAGAACTTTGGGGACGAAAGAGAACTCTCCAACTCGGCGAGTAAAACTCCGATTAGGAAGTAAAGGCTTTCCATCAATTGGAACCCCTGTTTGTCTAGTCTGAATCGAACCATCTTTCGGTATGGACTGCTCAGGAAGTGGTTCTGGTGCGGTTAACATGGGAACTACCCGTTTACAGAATGGTGAATAAATTACTAATCACTGGAAAGGTAAGAAGAAGACTTTCTAATCTACAAACTTGTCCAGTGGTCTGATCGACCATTACCCAAGTTCAACATGTTGAAGGGAAAACGTCGACGTAGGCGACAAACATAG
Encoded here:
- a CDS encoding uncharacterized protein (Truncated form of YALI0C16247g, no similarity), whose translation is MLLRSLLFASLQISAALAQTALTSPITSLEVHIARKPTVKKAFQWNTWEAEMGFAFDNVTASAIQSGDYFDFTIKGPLAPYSESSEVPLTYDFYIETDNKEQLFHVTATDDNHSFRATATDFFDSPPGETFNLAGTFSVDFLIPASAPLVDSVFTVGPFKSTISFILPTPLTTQAKGEKVKVQMTRKGTYLIAEIFSLVYQSAGQPALPKDGRFNRLQATSGATFEREPSHPWGFVDAYYIDVNLKRYDGAGSPIDADFAPPGNSFVNASEMYSHLDWYKMPANPSKAVGLYVSARSKMSGSDDSSCFYYTGNYRYVFSLSPICVAQGRGAEGLPNGEGLIAVDVVVPLATSSEVTTSSAEANF